A section of the Candidatus Omnitrophota bacterium genome encodes:
- a CDS encoding ATP-binding cassette domain-containing protein: protein MSLISIQEATLRFSGPLIFDHLNLQLEPGERIALLGRNGAGKTTLMKIMTGQLELDSGKIIFQKGIQVTHLPQEVPVDMEGSVFDIVLSGLGARANLLSQYHHVTHRLHREHTPELLKQLDDLQAELDHTNSWDVNNQVENVIGKMKLDGDMDFKSLSGGQKRRVFLARALVLRPEVLLLDEPTNHLDIDSINWLEGFLSSYPGTIFFVTHDRLFMTHLATRIVELDRGRIFSWACDYNTFLERKQAALDIEESEWNHFDKKLAEEEIWIRKGVKARRCRNEGRVKALERLRELKKTQRKQEGLVRMRAQKSVLSGHRVIKAVQLNFAYDDKCLIRDFSTRIMRQDKIGVIGPNGSGKTTLLRILLGKLSPQRGKVVLGTNLEIAYYDQLREQLDEDKTVAENINGESETIIINGKPRHILGYLQDFLFAPDRARTQIKVLSGGERNRLFLAKLFSKPSNVLVMDEPTNDLDIETLELLEELLLDYPGTLLLVSHDRAFLNNVVTSTIVLEGEGVIKEYPGGYDDWLNQRQPIAKPTPVKNKIKKEPVIKAKPIVPRKLNFKEQQELDKLPLMIEQLEEEQKTLYNLFEDISFYQRPPEEISQTKARSESLSEQLQAAYDRWDYLAELAE from the coding sequence ATGTCTTTAATCAGTATCCAAGAAGCTACTCTTAGATTCAGCGGCCCGCTTATTTTTGATCATTTGAATCTGCAGCTAGAGCCCGGGGAGCGTATTGCCTTGCTTGGCCGAAACGGCGCAGGCAAGACTACGCTTATGAAAATAATGACTGGCCAGCTTGAGCTTGATAGCGGGAAAATAATTTTTCAAAAAGGCATTCAGGTTACGCATCTGCCGCAGGAAGTCCCGGTTGATATGGAAGGAAGTGTTTTTGATATCGTCCTTTCTGGTTTGGGTGCTCGCGCCAATTTATTAAGCCAGTACCATCATGTTACCCATCGTCTTCATAGGGAACACACTCCGGAATTATTAAAACAACTTGACGATCTCCAGGCAGAGTTGGACCATACCAATAGTTGGGATGTTAACAATCAGGTTGAGAATGTTATTGGCAAGATGAAACTTGACGGGGATATGGATTTTAAGAGCCTTTCCGGAGGACAAAAACGCAGGGTGTTTTTAGCCCGGGCTCTTGTTTTAAGGCCTGAAGTTTTGCTCCTTGACGAACCCACCAATCATTTAGATATTGATTCAATTAATTGGCTGGAGGGATTTCTTTCCAGCTATCCGGGAACAATTTTCTTTGTTACCCATGACCGGTTATTTATGACGCACTTAGCAACAAGGATTGTTGAGCTTGACCGTGGAAGGATTTTTAGCTGGGCATGCGATTATAATACTTTTCTTGAGCGCAAACAAGCGGCATTGGATATTGAAGAATCAGAGTGGAATCATTTTGATAAAAAATTAGCCGAGGAAGAGATTTGGATTCGTAAAGGAGTTAAGGCCAGAAGGTGCCGTAATGAAGGCAGGGTTAAGGCTCTGGAACGCTTAAGAGAATTAAAGAAAACTCAGCGTAAGCAGGAAGGCCTTGTGCGTATGCGCGCACAAAAGTCAGTTCTTTCCGGACACCGGGTGATTAAAGCAGTTCAACTTAATTTTGCTTATGATGATAAGTGTTTGATTAGGGATTTTTCTACCCGGATCATGCGGCAGGATAAAATCGGAGTGATTGGCCCTAATGGCAGCGGCAAAACTACACTGCTGCGGATTTTACTTGGGAAGCTTAGCCCCCAAAGAGGAAAAGTTGTTTTGGGGACAAATCTAGAAATTGCTTATTATGACCAGCTGCGCGAGCAGTTGGATGAAGATAAGACGGTTGCCGAGAATATAAACGGAGAGAGTGAAACTATAATCATTAACGGCAAACCTAGGCATATCTTGGGATATTTACAGGATTTCCTTTTTGCTCCTGACCGCGCGCGTACGCAGATAAAGGTGCTCTCTGGAGGGGAACGCAACCGTTTATTTCTTGCAAAGTTATTTTCCAAGCCTTCTAACGTGCTGGTAATGGATGAGCCTACTAATGATTTGGATATTGAGACTTTAGAACTTCTGGAAGAATTGCTTCTTGATTATCCCGGAACGCTGCTTTTAGTCAGCCACGACAGGGCATTTCTAAATAACGTGGTAACTTCAACGATTGTTTTAGAAGGAGAAGGTGTCATTAAGGAATATCCCGGAGGCTATGATGATTGGTTGAATCAGCGGCAGCCAATAGCAAAGCCTACGCCTGTAAAAAATAAAATCAAGAAAGAACCTGTAATAAAAGCAAAACCTATTGTTCCGCGAAAGCTTAATTTTAAAGAGCAGCAGGAATTAGATAAACTCCCTTTAATGATTGAGCAGTTGGAAGAGGAACAAAAAACGCTCTACAATTTATTTGAAGATATTTCTTTTTACCAGCGCCCTCCTGAGGAAATCAGCCAAACCAAAGCCAGGTCCGAATCTCTGTCTGAGCAGCTTCAAGCAGCATATGACCGGTGGGATTATTTGGCAGAATTGGCAGAGTGA
- a CDS encoding DNA-directed RNA polymerase produces the protein MGYQGGGFGGPREMHKAVCSECKKECEVPFKPREDRPIYCKDCYSKRKNEGR, from the coding sequence ATGGGGTATCAAGGTGGTGGTTTCGGCGGACCAAGAGAAATGCACAAGGCAGTTTGCTCGGAATGTAAAAAAGAGTGCGAAGTTCCATTTAAGCCTAGAGAAGACCGTCCGATATATTGCAAGGATTGTTATTCAAAACGTAAAAACGAAGGTCGTTAA
- a CDS encoding DNA mismatch repair protein MutS, with the protein MRLKLNVYPVIPDMEEKLAEIIQKAVDSRARIVEIAYGEAAESIKKRILVFLNKKEIRKLYSRYEKTDKGWGRIYVHFRWQD; encoded by the coding sequence ATGAGATTGAAATTGAATGTGTATCCGGTAATTCCGGATATGGAGGAAAAACTCGCAGAGATTATTCAGAAAGCAGTGGATAGCCGCGCAAGGATTGTTGAGATTGCTTACGGAGAAGCTGCTGAGAGCATTAAAAAGCGCATTTTGGTTTTTCTGAATAAAAAAGAAATCCGCAAGCTTTATTCTCGTTATGAAAAAACAGATAAGGGCTGGGGAAGGATTTACGTGCATTTCCGCTGGCAAGATTAA
- a CDS encoding peptide chain release factor-like protein — translation MVGLDKEKSLQGIMARLGVREDDIVERFVRAQGPGGQNVNKVSTCVQLIHLPTGIEVKCQEERSQAQNRYRARQILLKKIENLILGKLSEEQKRIEKIRRQKRRRSRRAKLKILESKRLHGAKKILRARVRETGE, via the coding sequence ATGGTTGGATTAGATAAAGAAAAATCACTACAAGGCATTATGGCGCGCTTGGGCGTGCGTGAGGATGATATTGTAGAAAGATTTGTCCGTGCGCAAGGGCCGGGTGGGCAGAATGTGAATAAAGTCTCTACTTGTGTGCAGCTAATCCATCTTCCTACGGGCATTGAAGTTAAGTGCCAGGAAGAGCGTTCTCAGGCTCAAAACCGTTATCGTGCCCGGCAGATTCTATTAAAGAAAATTGAGAATTTGATCTTAGGAAAGCTTTCTGAAGAACAAAAACGCATTGAAAAAATTCGCCGGCAGAAAAGAAGAAGGTCGCGCAGGGCGAAATTAAAGATATTGGAATCAAAACGCCTTCATGGCGCAAAGAAAATTTTAAGGGCCCGTGTGCGGGAAACCGGGGAATAA
- a CDS encoding metallophosphoesterase produces the protein MRKERINGVVKVKEKVNFINKVSSFTVLGDPGCDGLGVEIMTTFAKAMSCTHTDFKIILGDLVPFGLEEFYKHIYGIINNVSPNRVYTLCGNHDTDYYVTYFGLKNYILVNDDLLVVVLDNSKRFFEAETLDFLDESLKGYKRKNILILFHIPPPNNFSTNSMKVEEWRKLKPILDPYKNNIRYILAGHVHSFFEDNLDGYKIIVSAGGGARLEFFGRLPDKNSSFHHVLRFYFDKNSRLQYEYMSLADVSYGREIKNKKIEKYLDEAFRNEAMAHIRYQFFADDAHEKGFIGIEKLFLALSKSAFFHAKNYFSILNNLQGIGHNLKLSRKIEKADTAELLLKYLPYSIKANLPLARYAFGEAYGAKNNYSGLLPEAIKAYSKGEDIGQYGYYVCTSCGNTGRLEGELEHCPICGAPLDKIIRM, from the coding sequence TTGAGAAAAGAAAGGATTAATGGTGTTGTCAAAGTAAAAGAAAAGGTAAACTTTATAAACAAAGTTTCATCTTTTACTGTTCTTGGCGATCCCGGATGTGATGGGCTTGGTGTAGAGATAATGACTACTTTTGCAAAAGCAATGAGTTGTACGCATACAGATTTTAAGATTATTTTGGGTGATCTTGTCCCATTTGGGCTGGAAGAGTTTTATAAACACATTTACGGAATTATAAATAATGTATCTCCAAATCGTGTCTATACTTTATGCGGCAATCATGATACTGATTATTACGTAACATATTTTGGCCTGAAGAATTATATATTGGTAAACGATGACTTATTGGTTGTTGTTCTGGATAATTCAAAAAGATTTTTTGAAGCCGAAACTCTCGATTTCCTTGATGAATCTTTAAAAGGCTATAAGCGTAAAAATATACTGATATTATTCCATATCCCTCCTCCGAACAATTTCTCTACCAATAGCATGAAGGTTGAAGAATGGCGGAAGTTAAAACCGATTTTGGATCCCTACAAAAATAATATCAGGTATATACTCGCAGGGCATGTTCATTCTTTTTTTGAGGATAATTTAGATGGTTATAAGATAATCGTATCAGCCGGAGGCGGGGCAAGGCTGGAATTTTTTGGCCGTTTACCAGATAAGAATAGTTCATTTCATCATGTATTAAGGTTCTACTTTGATAAGAATTCCAGGTTGCAATATGAATACATGTCGCTAGCAGATGTATCATATGGCCGCGAGATCAAAAACAAGAAAATTGAAAAATATCTTGATGAGGCTTTTCGAAACGAAGCAATGGCACATATCCGTTATCAATTTTTTGCAGATGATGCGCATGAAAAGGGTTTTATCGGGATAGAAAAACTTTTTTTGGCATTATCCAAGTCGGCTTTTTTTCATGCGAAGAATTATTTTAGTATTCTAAATAATCTGCAGGGTATTGGGCATAATCTTAAATTGAGCCGGAAGATTGAAAAAGCAGATACAGCTGAGCTTCTTTTAAAATATCTACCGTATTCTATCAAAGCAAATTTGCCTTTAGCCCGGTATGCGTTCGGCGAGGCATATGGTGCAAAAAATAACTATTCCGGATTATTGCCGGAAGCAATTAAAGCTTATAGTAAAGGAGAAGATATAGGCCAATATGGCTATTATGTATGCACATCTTGTGGCAATACGGGACGGCTTGAGGGTGAACTGGAGCATTGTCCTATATGCGGCGCTCCTTTAGACAAGATTATCAGAATGTAA
- a CDS encoding desulfoferrodoxin FeS4 iron-binding domain-containing protein, whose amino-acid sequence MAVEKTGEKYRCNVCGNEVVVTKVGGGELVCCAQAMEKIEG is encoded by the coding sequence ATGGCTGTTGAGAAAACAGGAGAGAAGTATAGGTGTAATGTTTGCGGTAATGAGGTTGTTGTAACAAAGGTTGGCGGCGGAGAACTTGTTTGTTGCGCTCAAGCGATGGAAAAAATCGAAGGGTAA
- a CDS encoding GIY-YIG nuclease family protein, with amino-acid sequence MAWHVYIIECKDGKFYTGITKDLKRRLREHDSGNGCKYTSCRAPVKLVHSEKALNRSRALKREAQIKQLSREAKLKLIKRVDVD; translated from the coding sequence ATGGCCTGGCATGTTTATATTATTGAATGCAAAGATGGAAAGTTTTATACAGGCATAACTAAAGATTTAAAACGTAGATTAAGAGAGCATGATAGCGGTAATGGTTGCAAGTATACCAGTTGTCGCGCTCCGGTTAAATTAGTACATAGTGAAAAAGCATTAAACAGGTCGCGAGCGCTTAAGAGAGAGGCTCAGATTAAGCAGCTATCAAGGGAAGCGAAGCTCAAGTTGATTAAAAGGGTAGATGTAGATTGA
- a CDS encoding DUF3568 family protein yields the protein MLKRLFRFLLVSFTAVNLCGCVVAMGVMAESAKAKQNFDIPYSQALDVVKGALKTLDIEFERADIRQDIAQVKGKYSNGRTVRILISKVSDTESEIAVRAGMTGAGKKDAEDILKAIADYYDLTKTITK from the coding sequence ATGCTTAAAAGATTGTTTAGGTTTTTGCTTGTAAGTTTTACTGCAGTTAATCTTTGCGGTTGTGTTGTGGCTATGGGGGTAATGGCTGAATCAGCGAAAGCAAAACAAAATTTTGATATTCCTTATTCTCAGGCTTTAGATGTAGTCAAGGGAGCACTCAAGACGCTAGATATAGAATTTGAAAGAGCGGATATAAGGCAGGATATAGCGCAAGTAAAAGGCAAGTATAGCAATGGCAGAACAGTCCGGATTTTAATTTCTAAGGTTAGTGATACAGAGTCTGAGATAGCGGTGCGCGCTGGCATGACCGGTGCAGGAAAAAAAGATGCAGAAGATATTCTTAAGGCTATTGCTGATTACTACGATTTGACAAAAACAATAACTAAATAA